In the genome of Raphanus sativus cultivar WK10039 chromosome 4, ASM80110v3, whole genome shotgun sequence, one region contains:
- the LOC130510639 gene encoding replication protein A 70 kDa DNA-binding subunit A-like: protein MESLIEISNLSDLNLFKSTCRVHVKVLHTWEFINLTNGSSLEMVLTDETGVKIHASCKSSLIQRLQMHFRVGKWIVITKFHLSPASGVYRYTNHVYKMQFGDQTTVTDSDMRCNNMFLDLKDFATILNGSLDTRYLIDVIGQVMDFGGVDIVNHARKEVTKMVFTLRDGSDRRVRCCIFGKLAEVLIQEQKQPNNGDICLIRYAKLNNYTHDELQVSNAFDSSLVMLNPAINEVEELKQMVHADDNSVNMYQHVGKIHNQSKRIKWSQFPFKTIQEMKHTDKDAKCRIICTVYAIDTLRGWYYCACVVCNRQVLKTRIVYDDMDSPSWFCDFCHLTVTKIKPRYKLDLLVQDQTGESKITLQDPVATSIVKYSAAKIVNVLSDNGDPDVLPAELVDIVGKTYGFGISVDELEKFNALKVWNLNDIMWKRIKAVHQMSISSRKKQCTNVIKIEDKDHTEDTD from the exons ATGGAGTCCTTAATCGAAATCAGCAACTTGAGTGATCTTAATCTTTTCAAATCTACATGTCGAGTCCATGTTAAAGTTCTTCATACATGGGAGTTTATCAATCTTACAAATGGTTCTTCTCTTGAGATGGTTTTAACAGACGAAACC GGTGTTAAAATCCATGCGAGTTGCAAAAGTTCATTAATCCAGCGACTCCAGATGCATTTTCGTGTTGGAAAGTGGATAGTTATTACTAAATTTCACTTAAGTCCAGCATCTGGGGTTTACAGATACACCAACCATGTTTACAAAATGCAATTCGGGGATCAGACTACTGTTACTGATTCTGATATGCGATGCAACAACATGTTCCTTGATCTTAAGGATTTTGCCACCATTTTGAATGGTTCACTTGACACACGCTATCTTAttg ACGTGATTGGTCAGGTAATGGACTTTGGCGGTGTGGATATTGTTAATCATGCAAGGAAAGAAGTGACCAAGATGGTGTTTACTCTAAGAGATGGCAG TGACAGACGAGTTAGATGCTGCATTTTTGGGAAGTTAGCTGAAGTTTTGATCCAAGAAcaaaaacaaccaaataatggggATATTTGTTTGATCCGATATGCTAAGCTCAACAACTACACACATG ATGAGTTACAAGTATCCAATGCATTTGATTCTTCTCTGGTGATGCTAAACCCAGCAATCAACGAAGTGGAAGAACTAAAACAGAT GGTTCATGCTGATGATAACTCCGTGAATATGTACCAACATGTTGGAAAGATTCACAACCAATCAAAGCGCATTAAATGGTCACAGTTTCCTTTCAAAACCATTCAGGAAATGAAACACACAGATAAG GATGCCAAATGCCGAATAATTTGCACTGTTTATGCCATTGATACATTGAGAGGATGGTATTATTGTGCTTGTGTGGTATGCAACAGGCAGGTTCTGAAAACGAGGATTGTCTATGATGACATGGATTCTCCAAGCTGGTTTTGTGATTTTTGCCATCTCACTGTTACTAAAATTAAGCCAAG GTACAAATTGGATTTGCTTGTGCAGGATCAGACTGGTGAATCCAAAATTACACTTCAAGATCCAGTTGCTACATCTATTGTGAAATATTCTGCTGCAAAAATCGTAAATGTTTTGTCTGAt AATGGAGATCCAGATGTGTTACCGGCTGAACTTGTGGACATTGTGGGCAAAACATATGGTTTTGGTATCTCAGTTGATGAATTGGAAAAATTCAATGCTTTAAAAGTTTGGAATCTGAATGATATTATGTGGAAGAGAATCAAAGCAGTTCACCAGATGTCGATTAGTTCAAGGAAAAAGCAATGCACCAATGTGATCAAGATTGAAGACAAAGATCATACTGAAGACACAGATTAG